A region of Sugiyamaella lignohabitans strain CBS 10342 chromosome A, complete sequence DNA encodes the following proteins:
- the MRPL23 gene encoding mitochondrial 54S ribosomal protein YmL23 (Mitochondrial ribosomal protein of the large subunit; localizes to vacuole in response to H2O2; GO_component: GO:0000324 - fungal-type vacuole [Evidence IDA] [PMID 23509072]; GO_component: GO:0005762 - mitochondrial large ribosomal subunit [Evidence IPI] [PMID 12392552]; GO_component: GO:0005762 - mitochondrial large ribosomal subunit [Evidence IDA] [PMID 9151978]; GO_component: GO:0005739 - mitochondrion [Evidence IEA,IEA]; GO_component: GO:0005739 - mitochondrion [Evidence IDA] [PMID 16823961]; GO_component: GO:0030529 - ribonucleoprotein complex [Evidence IEA]; GO_component: GO:0005840 - ribosome [Evidence IEA,IEA]; GO_function: GO:0003735 - structural constituent of ribosome [Evidence IEA]; GO_function: GO:0003735 - structural constituent of ribosome [Evidence IPI] [PMID 12392552]; GO_function: GO:0003735 - structural constituent of ribosome [Evidence IDA] [PMID 9151978]; GO_process: GO:0032543 - mitochondrial translation [Evidence IC] [PMID 12392552]; GO_process: GO:0032543 - mitochondrial translation [Evidence IC] [PMID 9151978]; GO_process: GO:0006412 - translation [Evidence IEA]) has product MAKDPRTLGRLASAIAVTLMGKHKPVYHPSDDCGDYVVVTNCKYLNVTGEKMTQKLYRKHSGKPGHLKEWTMADLQNRKGGSEILRKAVSGMLPKNSLRKYRLARLKTVEDSQNPYADNIVATWEEGVKIVENAKKTTS; this is encoded by the coding sequence ATGGCCAAGGACCCTAGAACTCTTGGTCGTCTTGCAAGTGCCATTGCCGTCACTCTTATGGGCAAGCACAAACCTGTATACCATCCTTCCGACGATTGTGGAGACTATGTTGTGGTAACAAACTGCAAGTATTTAAATGTCACAGGAGAGAAGATGACCCAGAAGTTGTACAGAAAGCATAGTGGAAAGCCTGGTCATTTAAAAGAATGGACCATGGCTGACCTTCAGAATAGAAAGGGTGGAAGTGAAATCCTTAGAAAGGCAGTATCAGGTATGCTACCGAAAAATAGTCTACGGAAGTATCGTTTGGCCCGACTAAAAACGGTTGAAGATTCTCAGAACCCATACGCAGATAATATCGTTGCTACCTGGGAGGAGGGCGTGAAAATTGTCGAGAACGCTAAAAAGACCACCAGCTGA
- the MET5 gene encoding sulfite reductase (NADPH) subunit beta (Sulfite reductase beta subunit; involved in amino acid biosynthesis, transcription repressed by methionine; GO_component: GO:0005737 - cytoplasm [Evidence IEA,IEA]; GO_component: GO:0005737 - cytoplasm [Evidence IDA] [PMID 14562095]; GO_component: GO:0009337 - sulfite reductase complex (NADPH) [Evidence IDA] [PMID 6751400]; GO_component: GO:0009337 - sulfite reductase complex (NADPH) [Evidence IDA] [PMID 9003798]; GO_function: GO:0051539 - 4 iron, 4 sulfur cluster binding [Evidence IEA]; GO_function: GO:0010181 - FMN binding [Evidence IEA]; GO_function: GO:0003824 - catalytic activity [Evidence IEA]; GO_function: GO:0020037 - heme binding [Evidence IEA]; GO_function: GO:0005506 - iron ion binding [Evidence IEA]; GO_function: GO:0051536 - iron-sulfur cluster binding [Evidence IEA,IEA]; GO_function: GO:0046872 - metal ion binding [Evidence IEA]; GO_function: GO:0016491 - oxidoreductase activity [Evidence IEA,IEA]; GO_function: GO:0004783 - sulfite reductase (NADPH) activity [Evidence IEA]; GO_function: GO:0004783 - sulfite reductase (NADPH) activity [Evidence IDA] [PMID 6751400]; GO_process: GO:0008652 - cellular amino acid biosynthetic process [Evidence IEA]; GO_process: GO:0019344 - cysteine biosynthetic process [Evidence IEA]; GO_process: GO:0070814 - hydrogen sulfide biosynthetic process [Evidence IEA]; GO_process: GO:0008152 - metabolic process [Evidence IEA]; GO_process: GO:0009086 - methionine biosynthetic process [Evidence IEA]; GO_process: GO:0055114 - oxidation-reduction process [Evidence IEA,IEA]; GO_process: GO:0000103 - sulfate assimilation [Evidence IMP] [PMID 19236486]; GO_process: GO:0000097 - sulfur amino acid biosynthetic process [Evidence IMP] [PMID 1479340]) yields the protein MVTSYESETNKFVVANVLSSTGSKVFAIQPALAVKSKFSEDLEKKVSDLTVLRVNNDPFQTVVDYLESQQSSDVVSVTSSLTGLFKSLPHLTTLKKSPVTVHVDVSTESDYGLIAALRHSGFVFLQSFGPAEAQQTALISHLIAQKLSLPVVHFFYSNDDEEKVRLLTGAEIQKASSNTSFQPTQQEQAEETTETDENSAAPTAITQADISSTIEEAFKFTKTSYKPFEYIGSSKATSAIVLFAANADPFVQAINQDANLGVVLIRVYRPWSSEDLIGTLPSSVKRVGLVEQIQKQTTAWSPLFQDFVSDGVEKLSRFDHLVSFQLGGVNYDNVRTVLKSISSNLNAEVPIQKLFVGSKPESNDITYDAELKEAQTAAKKLEEAYTNVLHQLFPSSLDIINASDKPNAGLEANPEYGFGAYLAKVQQKEELVSKARAAIKSNDFTSPLKQELQTLLSQWIVANTSGKSNQSVDADKLIELLSKDGSSAAKQLLESKQYFKESSSWLIGSDAWSYDLGSSGVHHVISSGKNINMLVIDSQPFSEVKANALRKKDIGLYAMNFGNVYVASVAVYASYTQLLQALIEAEKFDGPSVVVAYLPYYSEHENALQVLQETKKAVETGYWPLYRYDPTLESESFKLDSFQIRKSLQDFLDRENKLTLLSKRHPTFARSLQSSYGADIKASQKKRAQAALASLLEGLSGPPLTVLFASDGGVAESVAKRLQRRAKGRGLKSIVMSFDDYPVEEISNEENVVFVTSTAGQGELPQNGRAFWDAVKNATDIDLANVNFGVFGLGDSHYWPRKEDKIYYNKPAKDLYNRLTILGGKELVPLGLGDDQDADGYSTAYNEWEPLLWKALGVDGVAGADEPPPITNEDIKIGSNFLRGTIAEGLQDKSTGAIAANDQQLTKFHGIYMQDDRDIRDERKAAGLEPAFSFMVRVRLPGCVASPAQWLKIDELSDKRGNGTFKITTRGTFQLHGVIKENLKPAIRGINSSLIDTVAACGDVNRNVVTAALPGNAKIHDEIVKIGTEISEHLLPETTAYHEIWLEGEDEGDGSDYTKTFAERKTGPKKKKTLVSAGTLVDYEPLYGPTYLPRKFKINIAVPPYNDVDVYGHDIGLIAIVEDNEVVGFNVLAGGGMGVTHNNKKTYPRTGSLLGYVEKANIVNVCEKVMLVQRDNGDRGNRKHARLKYTVDDLGVDTFRSKVEKLLGYKFEPGRDIHFDSNTDTFGWVTDETGKHHFTTFVENGRVEDTPELQFKTGLREVAKIMKGDNEFRLTANQHILISNISDDQLDQFKELLAKYKLDNVTFSGLRLSSAACVAFPTCGLAMAESERYLPVLVTKLEEALEEYGLRHDSIVLRMTGCPNGCARPWLAEVALVGKAYDTYNLLLGGGFHGQRINKLYRSSIKEDEILAILKPLFKRWALERNDGEHFGDFLIRVGVIAETTEGKNFWDNVPEEA from the exons ATGGTTACTTCGTATGAATCTG AAACTAACAAATTTGTAGTTGCCAATGTGCTtagcagcactggcagcaaGGTTTTTGCTATTCAACCAGCATTGGCAGTCAAATCCAAATTCAGTGAAGATCTAGAAAAGAAGGTATCTGATTTGACTGTTTTAAGAGTTAATAATGACCCGTTTCagactgttgttgattaCTTAGAAAGCCAACAGAGTTCAGATGTGGTCTCTGTCACTTCTTCATTGACCGGTTTATTCAAGTCCTTACCACATTTGACCACTTTAAAGAAGTCTCCAGTTACAGTTCACGTGGATGTCAGCACAGAATCTGATTATGGACTCATTGCTGCATTAAGGCATTCCGGTTTTGTGTTCTTACAATCCTTTGGACCAGCTGAAGCACAACAGACTGCATTGATCTCACATCTCATCGCTCAAAAGCTGAGTTTACCTGTTGTTCACTTCTTCTACTCTaacgatgatgaagaaaaggTTCGTTTATTGACTGGTGCCGAAATTCAAAAGGCCAGTAGTAACACCTCGTTCCAACCCACccaacaagaacaagctgAGGAGACCACTGAAACTGATGAGAACTCTGCTGCCCCCACTGCCATTACTCAAGCTGATATCTCCTCCactattgaagaagcaTTTAAATTCACAAAAACCTCTTACAAACCATTTGAATATATTGGTAGTAGCAAAGCAACTTCTGCCATTGTTCTGTTCGCTGCTAATGCTGATCCATTTGTTCAAGCTATCAATCAAGATGCTAACCTCGGTGTTGTATTGATCAGAGTTTACAGACCATGGTCTTCTGAGGATCTTATTGGTACCCTGCCATCTTCTGTCAAGAGAGTGGGTTTGGTCGAGCAAATTCAAAAGCAAACAACTGCTTGGAGCCCTCTCTTCCAGGACTTTGTCTCTGACGGAGTTGAAAAGCTTTCTAGATTCGACCATTTGGTTTCTTTCCAATTGGGAGGTGTCAACTATGATAACGTCCGTACCGTTCTGAAGTCGATTTCTAGTAACCTCAATGCTGAGGTCCCCATTCAAAAATTATTTGTCGGATCCAAGCCAGAGAGTAATGATATAACATATGATGCCGAACTTAAAGAGGCTCAaactgctgccaagaaacTTGAGGAGGCTTATACTAATGTTCTTCATCAACTCTTCCCCTCTAGTcttgatattatcaatgCTTCTGATAAGCCTAATGCTGGTTTAGAAGCTAACCCTGAATATGGTTTCGGTGCTTATCTTGCTAAAGTCCAACAAAAGGAAGAGTTGGTCTCAAAGGCTCGGGCTGCTATCAAATCTAACGATTTCACCTCGCCTCTTAAGCAAGAACTCCAAACTTTGTTATCGCAGTGGATTGTCGCTAATACTTCTGGTAAATCTAACCAATCAGTTGACGCTGACAAGCTCATTGAGCTTCTTTCCAAAGATGGTTCGAGCGCTGCTAAGCAACTTTTGGAAAGTAAGCAATATTTCAAGGAATCAAGCTCCTGGCTCATTGGATCTGATGCTTGGTCATATGATTTGGGCAGTTCTGGTGTTCATCATGTCATCTCTTCTGGCAAGAACATCAACATGCTTGTTATTGACTCCCAGCCATTTTCTGAGGTTAAGGCCAATGCTCTTCGTAAGAAGGATATCGGTTTGTATGCCATGAACTTTGGTAATGTGTACGTTGCTTCTGTTGCCGTCTATGCCTCTTACACTCAACTTCTACAAGCATTGATTGAAGCTGAGAAGTTTGATGGTCCCTCTGTTGTGGTTGCCTACCTTCCCTACTATTCTGAGCACGAGAATGCTTTGCAGGTCTTGCAAGAAACGAAAAAGGCTGTTGAGACTGGTTATTGGCCCCTTTACAGATACGATCCTACCCTTGAGTCAGAGTCATTTAAACTCGACTCTTTCCAAATCAGAAAGAGCCTTCAAGATTTCTTGGACAGAGAAAACAAGCTTACTTTGTTGAGTAAACGTCACCCTACTTTTGCACGATCTCTCCAATCTTCTTATGGAGCTGATATCAAAGCCAGCCAAAAGAAGCGTGCTCAAGCTGCTCTCGCCAGTCTCTTGGAGGGTTTGAGTGGCCCTCCTTTGACCGTTCTGTTTGCTTCTGATGGTGGTGTTGCTGAGAGCGTTGCCAAGCGATTACAAAGACGTGCAAAGGGTCGTGGTCTCAAATCAATTGTGATGTCGTTTGATGACTACCCAGTAGAAGAAATTAGTAACGAGGAGAATGTCGTATTTGTTACCTCCACTGCTGGACAGGGTGAACTTCCACAAAATGGTAGAGCTTTCTGGGACGCTGTCAAGAATGCCACTGATATTGATCTTGCAAATGTGAACTTTGGTGTATTTGGTTTGGGTGACAGCCACTACTGGCCGCGTAAGGAAGACAAGATTTATTACAACAAACCAGCCAAGGATCTTTACAACCGTTTAACTATTTTGGGTGGTAAAGAACTTGTTCCTTTGGGACTAGGAGATGACCAAGATGCTGATGGTTATTCTACTGCTTATAACGAATGGGAGCCTTTGCTTTGGAAGGCGCTTGGTGTTGACGGTGTTGCTGGCGCTGATGAACCTCCACCAATCACCAATGAAGATATCAAGATTGGTTCAAACTTCTTGCGTGGTACTATTGCCGAGGGTCTTCAGGATAAGAGTACTGGAGCTATTGCTGCCAATGACCAACAATTGACCAAGTTCCACGGTATTTACATGCAAGATGACCGTGACATTCGTGACGAGAGAAAAGCCGCTGGTCTCGAGCCTGCATTTTCTTTCATGGTGCGTGTTCGTTTGCCAGGATGTGTGGCATCTCCTGCTCAATGGCTCAAGATTGATGAGCTTTCGGATAAGAGAGGTAATGGCACTTTTAAGATCACAACTCGTGGTACATTCCAATTGCACGGTGTTATCAAGGAGAATCTGAAACCTGCTATTCGTGGTATTAACTCTTCTCTGATTGATACTGTTGCTGCTTGTGGTGATGTTAACCGTAACGTTGTTACTGCCGCCCTCCCTGGTAATGCTAAGATTCACGACGAAATCGTCAAGATTGGTACTGAAATCAGTGAGCACTTGCTTCCTGAAACTACTGCTTATCATGAAATCTGGCTCGAGGGTGAAGATGAGGGTGATGGTTCTGACTACACCAAGACTTTTGCTGAGAGAAAAACTGGTcccaaaaagaagaagactctAGTTTCTGCCGGAACTTTGGTCGATTATGAGCCACTTTACGGACCCACTTACTTGCCAAGAAAGTTCAAGATCAATATCGCAGTTCCTCCTTATAACGATGTTGATGTATATGGCCATGATATCGGCCtcattgccattgttgaAGATAATGAGGTGGTTGGTTTCAACGTTCTtgccggtggtggtatgGGTGTCACCCACAACAATAAGAAGACTTATCCTAGAACTGGTAGTTTGCTTGGTTACGTTGAGAAGGCGAACATTGTTAATGTTTGTGAAAAGGTTATGCTTGTTCAAAGAGACAATGGTGACAGAGGTAACAGAAAGCATGCTCGTCTCAAGTACACTGTTGATGACTTGGGTGTTGATACTTTCCGATCCAAGGTTGAGAAGTTGCTTGGATATAAGTTTGAGCCCGGCAGAGATATTCATTTCGACTCTAATACCGATACTTTCGGTTGGGTTACTGACGAAACTGGCAAGCACCATTTCACCACTTTTGTTGAGAACGGACGTGTCGAGGATACTCCCGAGCTTCAATTCAAGACTGGTTTGCGTGAAGTTGCCAAGATCATGAAGGGTGATAATGAGTTCAGACTCACTGCCAATCAACACATTCTTATCAGCAATATTTCTGATGATCAGCTTGATCAGTTTAAGGAGTTATTGGCCAAGTACAAGCTTGATAACGTCACTTTCTCTGGACTTCGTTTGTCGTCTGCTGCTTGTGTCGCCTTCCCTACATGTGGTCTTGCAATGGCTGAATCTGAGAGATACTTGCCAGTTCTTGTCACCAAACTTGAGGAAGCTTTGGAGGAGTATGGTCTGCGTCACGATAGCATTGTTCTTCGTATGACTGGTTGTCCTAATGGATGTGCTAGACCATGGTTGGCTGAAGTTGCTCTCGTTGGTAAGGCCTACGATACTTATAACTTGCTGCTCGGAGGTGGTTTCCACGGCCAGAGAATCAATAAACTTTACCGAAGTTCTATCAAGGAGGACGAGATTCTTGCAATTCTGAAGCCTTTGTTCAAGAGATGGGCTCTTGAGAGGAACGATGGTGAGCACTTTGGTGACTTTTTAATAAGAGTAGGTGTTATTGCCGAGACCACTGAAGGAAAGAATTTCTGGGATAATGTCCCTGAAGAGGCTTGA